GTGGGATACTACTGCTGCGAATCTTCGTAGCAATAGTTGGGATCTGGCATTTACTGATCTCTATAACTCGCTTTTAATCGTTAACAATGGCACTAAGACCAAAAGCCCGGGTCGCGGCGGAAACGGACAAGGTGCTATTGTATTGGTGGATAAACCATATGCCAGCGTCACCGTTGCTCCGGACGATGAATACTTCAGCACCAACGACCTGGTAAGTATAGGCTGGGATGGATATCCCCAGCCGACAAATAAAGGCTGGTATTTTTACAGTCTTACTACCCACCTGGCCAGGGCCATTCCCAATCGCACCTTTGTATTGCGCACCGCTGAAGGTAAATATGCAAAGCTGGAATTGATCAGTATGTACAAGGGCAACCCTCCGGCTGTAACAGACCTGTTATGGCCGGCACCTTATTTCACGATCAGGTATTTTCTGCAGGAAGATGGAAGCCGGAACCTGAATACTCCAACTAAATAAAAAACAAATAAATATGAGATACTATTTTCCAATAGCCGTTGCCGTTATTTCACTACTGGCAGCCTGCTCCAAAAGTAATGACGATAAAACCACGCCTCAGCCACCTGCTGGCGACGATGTGAAAACAGGCGTATATGTGATCAGCAATATGGCAGCTGATACTTCGGCAACTTCAGCTGTAAATGCTACCACCATTTACTATAGTCTTGAACAGAATAAAATAGTACCCGCATCGCTTGCACAAACCAGCAGCTGGGACGTAGCTTTTACGGGAATATACAATAGCAGTATTGCGGTTAATAATGGAAAGGCACCCAATAGCCCCGGATTCGGAGGCCCTGGGCAGGGGGGCTTATATCTTTACAGAAACGATGGAGTAGAAGCGGCATCCTTTGATAATAATACCTTCAAACCGCTGAGTATTCCCATTGATCAAAACCTGTTCAATACTTCCTTCAACGCCGTGAAATCCGTTACCATATCAGATGCGGATTTTGTGGCAAACGATTTTATCGGCATCGATCATTTTATGGGAACAGGATACGGCTACGCCTACTATGATTTCTATGGAGCCTTCTTTCCGAACGATAAGAAGAAAGCACATATCGTATACACGCTGCCGCGCACTATTATCGTTAAAACAGCAAAAGGGAAATACGCGAAGCTCCAGATTACCAGTGTCTATAAAAACAGCCCGCAAAGCCCCAGCCGCGACGATAAAACCGGCTATCTTTCCTTCAGATTTGCCATTCA
The genomic region above belongs to Chitinophaga sp. 180180018-3 and contains:
- a CDS encoding HmuY family protein — translated: MKMKCIVLLALVAGMVSCKKDDNSAPGRSYEDGKSTVIYDMAGDTRASVGDGIDGKEKRPFATFLFSLKTGRQSWDTTAANLRSNSWDLAFTDLYNSLLIVNNGTKTKSPGRGGNGQGAIVLVDKPYASVTVAPDDEYFSTNDLVSIGWDGYPQPTNKGWYFYSLTTHLARAIPNRTFVLRTAEGKYAKLELISMYKGNPPAVTDLLWPAPYFTIRYFLQEDGSRNLNTPTK
- a CDS encoding HmuY family protein, yielding MRYYFPIAVAVISLLAACSKSNDDKTTPQPPAGDDVKTGVYVISNMAADTSATSAVNATTIYYSLEQNKIVPASLAQTSSWDVAFTGIYNSSIAVNNGKAPNSPGFGGPGQGGLYLYRNDGVEAASFDNNTFKPLSIPIDQNLFNTSFNAVKSVTISDADFVANDFIGIDHFMGTGYGYAYYDFYGAFFPNDKKKAHIVYTLPRTIIVKTAKGKYAKLQITSVYKNSPQSPSRDDKTGYLSFRFAIQMDGTKNLDIAVNR